Proteins from a genomic interval of Sphingopyxis sp. QXT-31:
- a CDS encoding calcium-binding protein, with product MATTRYSERLTLKNPFTVAAGDELIVAQIYVDSGQARTGEIEGKAPIVNFGTIRHAEDNPRLDWLIRIGDMSSFTNFGTVEGLRTAATNEFGYAIASQGRIYNEGTIRYRDSSMTENVSIGVTGYSVENHGLIEVIADAGEAYGIRDSGYIWNTGTIRAIGNLTVDSFPLGAAAIYQSAFAGASVIGASTIVNDGLIEASSGGPIASIGLALRPNSDNINWFGTVINNGRIVADDAIRMFNGYSSALHVENNGTIEGRLYFEAGYNRVETSASSRWDGAWELSIWDDVIRDNGTHVGDVLLNNGFNTYVGTAGTHTGSVTGGDQADIILAGRGNQLVQGGAGNDVIAGGAGADTLRGGGGADTFLYLDFADSTAGSSDVIEGFEVGVDRIDLRALGSVTLGFSVSNGRTTVRATSGNNELVFTVDAAIGASSILLAGAAADTGTAADNTLVGSIGNDELRGGAGDDLLYGGAGNDLLDGGTNAVGSTYFGDRLVGGTGDDVYRVDDEWDRVVEFADEGYDRVYSTADFHFLRPHIEELYVLTGTYGWGNDGDNLIVGNDGANELDGKGGTDRLYGGGGNDRYMIADTADMIFEFTGGGIDSVKSWISYYLPEEVENLELIQSYQDLFGVGNALANVITGNAGDNLLIGGGGNDQLFGDEGNDSLFGEDGDDRIEGGYGVDYIVGGSGNDFLRGGSGADAVYGGDGDDELIADREYIRDPITGANRPLDHRDFVTDILVGGAGNDILRGNSGLGDYDRMDGGSGNDAYYVDTPADLTFEAANGGTDTVYANIDGAGYYLYAHTENLVLEGNTPFGVGNELDNRLTGNAIGNYLLGGAGNDMLNGKAGNDVLFGEGGADSFVFERGTGGDVIGDFARGTDKIDLSAFGFANFAAVQAGFSQVGVNGAINLGNGDFVVLHNVTMSQLTQGDFILTASAPKIEDLAEAAKFAEASAADAGGPALDWLPDHWMPHYRAGDHLGFA from the coding sequence ATGGCGACGACGCGCTACTCCGAAAGACTGACGCTTAAGAACCCGTTCACGGTCGCGGCGGGCGACGAGTTGATCGTCGCGCAAATCTATGTCGACAGCGGCCAGGCCCGGACCGGCGAGATCGAGGGCAAGGCGCCCATCGTCAATTTCGGCACCATCCGTCACGCCGAGGACAATCCGCGCCTCGACTGGCTGATCCGCATCGGCGACATGTCGAGCTTCACCAATTTCGGAACGGTCGAGGGTCTTCGCACCGCGGCGACGAACGAGTTCGGTTACGCCATCGCATCGCAAGGGCGCATCTACAACGAGGGCACCATCCGGTACCGCGATAGCTCGATGACCGAAAATGTCTCGATCGGCGTGACGGGCTATTCGGTCGAAAACCATGGCTTGATCGAGGTCATCGCGGACGCTGGCGAAGCCTATGGCATTCGCGATTCGGGCTATATCTGGAACACCGGCACCATTCGGGCGATTGGCAACCTCACCGTCGATTCCTTTCCGCTCGGTGCCGCAGCTATCTATCAGTCGGCATTTGCCGGTGCTTCGGTAATCGGGGCATCGACGATCGTGAACGACGGCCTGATCGAGGCCTCCAGCGGCGGGCCGATCGCCTCGATCGGGCTGGCGCTCCGCCCGAACTCCGACAATATCAACTGGTTCGGGACGGTGATCAACAACGGCCGGATCGTCGCCGACGACGCGATCCGGATGTTTAACGGCTATTCGTCGGCGCTGCACGTCGAAAACAATGGAACGATCGAGGGGCGTCTCTACTTCGAGGCCGGCTACAACCGCGTGGAAACCAGCGCGTCGAGCCGCTGGGACGGCGCGTGGGAACTGAGCATCTGGGACGATGTGATCCGCGACAATGGAACCCACGTCGGTGACGTCCTGCTCAACAACGGCTTCAACACCTATGTCGGAACGGCGGGGACCCACACGGGATCGGTGACGGGCGGGGACCAGGCCGACATCATCCTCGCCGGCCGCGGCAACCAGCTTGTGCAGGGCGGAGCCGGCAACGACGTCATCGCGGGCGGCGCGGGGGCCGACACGCTGCGCGGCGGGGGCGGCGCGGATACATTCCTGTACCTGGATTTTGCTGATTCGACCGCGGGATCGAGCGACGTCATCGAAGGGTTCGAGGTCGGCGTCGATCGCATCGACCTGCGCGCGCTCGGATCGGTGACGCTCGGCTTTTCGGTGTCGAACGGCCGCACGACGGTTCGCGCGACGTCCGGCAACAACGAGCTCGTCTTCACCGTCGATGCCGCAATCGGCGCGTCGTCGATCCTGCTGGCCGGCGCGGCCGCCGATACGGGCACCGCGGCGGACAACACGCTCGTCGGCAGCATCGGCAACGACGAACTGCGGGGCGGCGCCGGCGACGATCTGCTTTACGGCGGGGCCGGAAACGATCTGCTGGATGGCGGGACCAACGCGGTCGGCAGCACCTATTTCGGCGACCGGCTGGTCGGCGGCACGGGCGACGACGTGTACCGCGTCGACGACGAATGGGACCGCGTCGTGGAATTCGCGGACGAGGGCTATGACCGCGTCTATTCGACCGCCGATTTCCACTTTCTGCGCCCCCATATCGAGGAACTATACGTCCTGACCGGGACATATGGCTGGGGCAATGACGGCGACAATCTGATCGTCGGCAACGACGGTGCGAACGAACTCGACGGCAAAGGCGGCACCGACCGTCTCTATGGCGGCGGCGGCAACGACCGCTACATGATCGCCGACACCGCCGACATGATCTTCGAATTCACCGGCGGCGGCATCGACAGCGTCAAGTCGTGGATCAGCTATTATCTTCCCGAAGAGGTCGAAAATCTCGAGCTCATCCAGAGCTATCAGGATCTTTTCGGCGTCGGTAACGCGCTGGCCAACGTCATCACCGGAAATGCCGGCGATAATCTCCTGATCGGCGGGGGCGGCAACGACCAGCTTTTCGGCGACGAGGGCAACGACAGCCTGTTCGGCGAAGATGGCGACGATCGTATCGAAGGCGGTTATGGCGTCGACTATATCGTCGGCGGCAGCGGCAACGACTTCCTTCGCGGCGGATCGGGCGCCGACGCGGTCTATGGCGGCGACGGCGACGACGAATTGATCGCGGACCGTGAATATATTCGCGACCCGATCACCGGCGCGAATCGGCCGCTCGATCATCGCGATTTCGTCACCGACATCCTCGTCGGCGGCGCGGGCAACGACATTCTTCGCGGCAATTCGGGGCTCGGCGACTACGACCGGATGGACGGCGGCTCGGGCAACGACGCCTATTATGTCGATACCCCTGCGGACCTCACCTTCGAGGCCGCGAATGGCGGCACCGATACGGTCTATGCCAATATCGACGGCGCGGGCTATTATCTCTACGCCCACACCGAAAATCTCGTGCTGGAGGGCAATACCCCCTTCGGCGTCGGCAACGAGCTCGATAACCGCCTGACCGGCAATGCGATCGGCAATTATCTGCTCGGAGGGGCTGGCAACGATATGCTCAACGGCAAGGCGGGCAATGACGTGCTCTTCGGCGAGGGCGGGGCGGACAGCTTCGTCTTCGAGCGCGGCACCGGCGGCGACGTGATCGGCGATTTTGCGCGAGGCACCGACAAGATCGACCTGTCGGCGTTCGGCTTCGCGAATTTCGCCGCGGTCCAGGCGGGCTTCAGCCAGGTCGGCGTCAATGGCGCGATCAACCTCGGCAACGGCGACTTCGTCGTCCTCCACAATGTCACGATGAGCCAGCTGACGCAGGGCGATTTCATCCTGACGGCCTCGGCGCCGAAGATCGAGGATCTCGCGGAAGCGGCGAAATTCGCCGAGGCGTCGGCGGCCGACGCGGGAGGCCCGGCGCTCGACTGGCTGCCCGATCATTGGATGCCGCACTATCGGGCCGGCGACCATCTGGGTTTCGCCTGA
- a CDS encoding FkbM family methyltransferase: MVAAEYYDIWRLLSYPRSDNEADIRGLCRSHYLGDHDALCRVLGRYKMFVDTRDIGIASHLMMDGFWEMWVTEAMLRSVRRGSVVLDVGANLGYFTLLLADLTGPEGRVLSFEPNPRLAGLLDKSLQVNGFAGFTDLHRLALGAGESELRLEVQDSSPGGGRILLPGAGRSGNTTSETVVPVRRLDTIEHALAAEFIKIDVEGFEQQVWHGMTGILKQKRPLTIFMEFTVQRYDDPRGFLDEVLAYGFSLEIVHPIDGIRPIGREDIFAMPHNIDHMLVFRR, translated from the coding sequence ATGGTCGCGGCCGAATATTATGACATCTGGCGGCTGCTGAGCTACCCGCGTTCCGACAACGAAGCCGATATTCGCGGGCTCTGCCGCTCGCACTATCTGGGCGACCATGATGCGCTGTGCCGCGTGCTCGGGCGCTACAAGATGTTCGTCGATACGCGCGACATCGGCATCGCCAGCCATCTGATGATGGACGGCTTCTGGGAAATGTGGGTGACCGAGGCGATGCTGCGCAGCGTAAGGCGCGGCTCGGTCGTGCTCGATGTCGGCGCAAACCTCGGCTATTTCACATTGCTCCTCGCCGACCTCACCGGGCCCGAGGGGCGCGTCCTGTCGTTCGAGCCCAATCCGCGGCTGGCGGGGCTGCTCGACAAGAGCCTGCAGGTGAACGGCTTCGCGGGCTTCACCGATCTCCACCGCCTCGCGCTCGGCGCGGGCGAGTCCGAACTGCGGCTCGAGGTGCAGGACAGCTCGCCCGGCGGCGGCCGCATCCTGCTGCCGGGAGCCGGACGGTCGGGCAACACGACCTCCGAAACCGTGGTGCCGGTGCGCCGCCTCGACACGATCGAGCATGCGCTCGCCGCCGAGTTCATCAAGATCGACGTCGAGGGTTTCGAGCAGCAGGTCTGGCACGGCATGACCGGCATCCTGAAGCAGAAGCGCCCGCTGACGATCTTCATGGAATTCACCGTCCAGCGCTACGACGACCCGCGCGGTTTCCTCGACGAGGTCCTCGCCTACGGCTTCTCGCTCGAGATCGTGCACCCGATCGACGGCATCCGCCCGATCGGCCGCGAGGACATTTTCGCGATGCCGCACAATATCGATCACATGCTGGTGTTCCGGCGGTGA
- a CDS encoding capsular polysaccharide export protein, LipB/KpsS family has product MSAPSFLPIPLHRFHKGLLRQEAPGRPMPSAEEVDAAIAAIVEGRIGGYFWQPLPPDIRAWLEKHDDPLVAVACTDAARLPRLMEAARGGAPILLVGPQPSDAAAIRFDGRADPWPLLDRATRVYCDDTGDPFATLAALGGKPLVQVEADGSQQPVEGYAQRVITALCRDYHARSPYDGSPWPLGHLLAYLTLWRTTVERTRGIDALFGMSRWKRRRIRQFLTGSPDAAFRSRPTEGAGAVAAWPSRADLPALEAAYGPECVSRIEDGFIRSAGLGAALVQPCSIIVDRRGIYYDPDRPSDLEHLLQHADFDDRLLERAAALITTIRARGATKYNLRGAPVRLPDGQPRILIAGQVADDLSITAGGGPMDFAAIAAMVRSENPRAAIVYKPHPDVVAGLRRGEWREPGIAANVDMIVTDGDTSDLLEQVDIVHVRSSLLGFEALLRGKQVFVHGRPFYAGWGLTLDSLRFERRARQLTLAQLVAATLILYPLYVDPHRGLPCSPEHLLDALADAPPRSALRSMLARLVAMPRNWNNSH; this is encoded by the coding sequence ATGTCCGCGCCATCCTTCCTGCCGATCCCGCTGCATCGCTTTCACAAGGGACTGCTGCGGCAAGAGGCGCCCGGCCGTCCGATGCCCTCCGCCGAGGAAGTCGACGCTGCCATCGCGGCGATCGTCGAAGGACGCATCGGCGGCTATTTCTGGCAGCCGCTGCCGCCGGATATTCGGGCATGGCTGGAGAAGCACGACGATCCGCTGGTCGCCGTAGCCTGCACCGATGCCGCGCGGCTGCCGCGCCTGATGGAAGCAGCCAGGGGAGGGGCTCCGATCCTGCTCGTCGGCCCCCAACCATCGGATGCCGCGGCGATCCGCTTCGATGGCCGGGCCGATCCCTGGCCGCTGCTCGATCGCGCGACCCGCGTCTATTGCGACGACACCGGCGACCCCTTCGCCACGCTCGCGGCGCTCGGCGGAAAGCCGCTGGTCCAGGTCGAAGCCGACGGATCGCAGCAACCGGTAGAGGGGTACGCGCAGCGGGTGATCACCGCTCTCTGCCGCGACTACCACGCCCGTTCGCCCTATGACGGCAGCCCATGGCCGCTCGGCCACCTGCTCGCCTATCTCACGCTCTGGCGAACCACGGTCGAGCGGACGCGCGGCATCGACGCGCTGTTCGGCATGTCGCGCTGGAAACGCCGCCGCATTCGCCAGTTCCTGACCGGATCGCCCGACGCCGCCTTCCGGTCGCGCCCGACTGAGGGCGCCGGAGCCGTCGCCGCCTGGCCCTCGCGCGCCGATCTTCCCGCGCTGGAGGCGGCTTATGGCCCCGAATGCGTGTCCCGCATCGAGGATGGCTTCATTCGCTCGGCGGGGCTCGGCGCCGCGCTCGTCCAGCCCTGCTCGATCATAGTCGACCGGCGCGGCATCTATTACGACCCCGACCGCCCGAGCGATCTCGAGCATCTGCTGCAGCACGCCGATTTCGACGACCGGCTGCTCGAGCGCGCCGCCGCCCTGATCACCACGATCCGCGCGCGCGGCGCCACCAAATATAATCTGCGGGGCGCGCCGGTCAGGCTCCCGGATGGTCAGCCCAGGATATTGATCGCCGGGCAGGTCGCCGACGATCTCTCGATCACCGCGGGCGGCGGACCGATGGACTTCGCCGCGATCGCCGCGATGGTCCGCTCCGAAAACCCCCGCGCCGCGATCGTCTACAAGCCGCACCCGGACGTCGTCGCCGGGCTTCGCCGCGGCGAGTGGCGCGAGCCGGGCATCGCCGCAAACGTCGACATGATCGTGACCGACGGCGACACCAGCGACCTGCTCGAACAGGTCGATATCGTCCATGTCCGCTCGTCCTTGCTCGGTTTCGAGGCGCTGCTCCGCGGCAAGCAGGTCTTCGTCCACGGCCGCCCCTTCTACGCCGGCTGGGGCCTCACACTCGACAGCCTGCGCTTCGAGCGGCGTGCGCGGCAGCTGACGCTCGCGCAGCTGGTCGCCGCGACGCTGATCCTCTATCCGCTCTATGTCGATCCGCACCGCGGACTGCCCTGTTCGCCCGAACATCTGCTCGATGCGCTCGCCGACGCTCCGCCGCGCTCGGCGCTGCGAAGCATGCTCGCACGGCTCGTCGCAATGCCACGAAACTGGAACAATTCGCACTAG
- a CDS encoding polysaccharide biosynthesis/export family protein, whose translation MRSAAIGALLAATLGGCSMLPSASPTIGQVTKPAALADGRALDLVDLNESGWSEEDTPIAPSAAWSFTDGTTSSEQILVGDNLEIVVFEVGYRLFGAIDGGDAKDPAVSAAGAALPTISVPADGYVAIPYVGPIDVLGRTPQGVATEIRERLRGLSQRADVLVRVASGPMRSITVGGEVKAPGRIAITAAGERVLDVVAAAGGPSEQQSNLIVRLARAGDSQEMPLDQIRAGDAANVRLMPGDVVQLLKRQQSFSVIGAARDVAEVPLADTPVSLVEGLARAGGPIDNQADATGVFVFRYVDKDVGGTMTAVPTIYRLNLLDPRSYFIASRFRMQDDDVVLIANARSAQFAKLVQMLNQLTSPIVTVDVLTR comes from the coding sequence ATGCGGTCGGCTGCGATCGGTGCGCTGCTCGCGGCGACGCTCGGCGGCTGTTCGATGCTGCCCTCGGCCTCGCCGACGATCGGGCAGGTGACCAAACCCGCCGCGCTCGCCGACGGCCGCGCGCTCGACCTCGTCGATCTCAACGAAAGCGGCTGGAGCGAGGAGGATACGCCGATCGCGCCGTCCGCCGCCTGGTCCTTCACCGACGGCACGACGAGCAGCGAACAGATATTGGTCGGCGACAATCTCGAGATCGTGGTGTTCGAGGTCGGTTACAGGCTGTTCGGCGCGATCGACGGCGGCGATGCGAAGGATCCCGCGGTGTCGGCCGCGGGCGCCGCGCTGCCGACGATCAGCGTCCCCGCCGACGGCTATGTCGCCATTCCCTATGTCGGCCCGATCGACGTCCTCGGCCGCACGCCGCAGGGGGTCGCGACCGAAATCCGCGAGCGCCTGCGCGGCCTGTCGCAGCGCGCCGACGTGCTCGTCCGCGTCGCGTCGGGACCGATGCGCTCGATCACCGTCGGGGGCGAGGTCAAGGCGCCGGGCCGCATCGCGATCACCGCGGCGGGTGAGCGCGTGCTCGACGTCGTCGCCGCGGCAGGCGGCCCGTCGGAGCAGCAATCGAACCTGATCGTGCGGCTGGCGCGCGCGGGCGACAGCCAGGAAATGCCGCTCGACCAGATCCGCGCCGGCGACGCCGCCAACGTCCGGCTGATGCCGGGCGACGTCGTCCAGCTCCTCAAACGCCAGCAGAGCTTCTCGGTCATTGGCGCCGCGCGCGACGTGGCCGAGGTGCCGCTCGCCGACACGCCGGTTTCGCTGGTCGAGGGCCTCGCCCGCGCCGGGGGGCCGATCGACAACCAGGCCGACGCGACCGGGGTCTTCGTCTTCCGCTATGTCGACAAGGATGTCGGCGGCACGATGACCGCGGTTCCGACCATCTACCGGCTCAACCTGCTCGATCCGCGCAGCTATTTCATCGCCAGCCGCTTCCGCATGCAGGACGACGACGTCGTGCTGATCGCCAACGCCCGCTCGGCGCAATTCGCCAAGCTGGTGCAGATGCTCAACCAGCTGACTTCCCCGATAGTGACCGTCGACGTGCTCACGCGCTGA
- a CDS encoding glycosyltransferase family 4 protein: MRVGIDGFNLALPFGTGVATYSMSLAHAIQNAGHQLDGLYGLRTPFRRVLRNVNFFEALGAEYQSKAPRSWSFGWGRELSWTVKARKARLVDLHGKQETRPFAHRLPDFDRLFTVSDLFDQAMRNFRRFGTFTTVALPERPDVMHWTYPWPIKVAGAQNIYTMHDLVPLKLPYASLDNKKIYHKLMRACIRKGDHIVTVSEASRADIVDFFPEAEGKITNTYQAIKPSAQSLSLASGDEADIAQAVRSIFRLDFQDYFLFFGAIEPKKNVGRLIEAYLASGVKAPLVILGRRAWGADVELSLIQRDETRPMKTIFKNIRRIDYLPRRLLMLLVRGAKGVAFPSLYEGFGLPILEAMTLGTPVITANTSSMPEVAGSAALLVDPYDVQQIAAALRRIENEPELRADLFGRGIAQAANFSMATYQDRLTTLYDSLLAGRRR; the protein is encoded by the coding sequence ATGCGGGTCGGAATCGATGGTTTTAATCTGGCGCTGCCGTTCGGCACCGGCGTCGCGACCTATTCGATGTCGCTGGCGCATGCGATCCAGAATGCGGGGCATCAGCTCGACGGCCTCTACGGTCTGCGAACGCCGTTCCGCAGAGTATTGCGTAACGTCAATTTTTTCGAAGCGCTCGGCGCCGAATATCAGTCGAAGGCGCCGCGCTCGTGGAGTTTCGGCTGGGGCCGCGAGCTCAGCTGGACCGTCAAGGCGCGCAAGGCGCGGCTCGTCGACCTGCACGGAAAACAGGAAACGCGCCCCTTCGCGCACCGCCTGCCCGATTTCGACCGGCTGTTCACCGTGTCCGACCTGTTCGACCAGGCGATGCGCAATTTTCGCCGTTTCGGGACCTTCACGACTGTCGCCTTGCCCGAGCGGCCCGATGTCATGCACTGGACCTATCCCTGGCCGATCAAGGTCGCCGGCGCGCAAAACATCTATACGATGCACGATCTGGTGCCGCTGAAGCTGCCCTACGCCAGCCTCGACAACAAGAAGATCTACCACAAGCTGATGCGCGCCTGCATCCGCAAGGGCGATCATATCGTCACCGTGTCGGAAGCCAGCCGCGCCGATATCGTCGACTTCTTCCCCGAGGCCGAGGGCAAGATCACCAACACCTATCAGGCGATCAAGCCGTCGGCGCAGAGCCTGAGCCTCGCGAGCGGCGACGAGGCCGATATCGCGCAGGCGGTGAGGAGCATCTTCCGCCTCGATTTCCAGGATTATTTCCTCTTCTTCGGCGCGATCGAGCCCAAGAAGAATGTCGGCCGCCTGATCGAGGCCTATCTCGCCTCGGGGGTGAAGGCGCCGCTCGTCATCCTCGGCCGCCGCGCGTGGGGCGCCGATGTCGAACTGTCGCTGATCCAGCGCGACGAGACGCGGCCGATGAAGACGATCTTCAAGAATATCCGCCGTATCGACTATCTGCCGCGGCGCCTCCTCATGCTGCTCGTGCGCGGCGCGAAGGGCGTGGCTTTCCCTTCTCTCTACGAAGGTTTCGGGCTACCGATCCTCGAAGCCATGACCTTGGGGACGCCCGTGATCACCGCGAACACCAGTTCGATGCCCGAAGTCGCCGGCTCGGCGGCGCTGCTCGTCGACCCCTATGACGTGCAGCAGATCGCCGCGGCGCTGCGCCGGATCGAAAACGAACCCGAGCTGCGCGCCGACCTGTTCGGCCGCGGCATCGCGCAGGCGGCGAATTTCTCGATGGCGACCTATCAGGACCGGCTGACGACCCTCTACGACAGCCTGCTCGCGGGGCGCCGCCGGTGA
- a CDS encoding glycosyltransferase family 4 protein encodes MTPRVALDKRSVGWGQGTGIRRYRDALRRCIESSPDLFAPPELLTDSAEPGAAVTRVGPRRFADAQKWFTLTGRQRSVALSHPADIFHWSHPMPLWAGDSLNVVTIHDLIPIDQPQYSAIPRRRFRRLLAALAAKGACFTCVSEVTRDALIAATGIDPRRAVCTWQPVVRPAGEGPLPAGLEPGRYVLLLGTVEPRKNVLRAVEAWRGSDTGLALVVAGPEGHWPDRAERAAFARELAHPNIIRLPWLEDAALAPLIANSRALLMPSLAEGFGLPPVEALLAGVPAIASNSSVSREILGDAALLVDPFDVGAIADAIRRTADAPATPKRDLPSRFHRYGDAAFARRLRLAYDQFLQLGGLD; translated from the coding sequence ATGACGCCTCGCGTCGCCCTTGACAAGCGCAGCGTCGGCTGGGGGCAGGGGACCGGCATCCGCCGCTACCGCGATGCGCTGCGCCGATGCATCGAGAGCAGCCCCGACCTGTTCGCGCCGCCGGAGTTGCTGACGGACAGCGCCGAGCCGGGCGCGGCGGTCACGCGGGTCGGGCCGCGCCGCTTTGCCGATGCGCAGAAATGGTTCACGCTGACCGGGCGACAGCGCAGCGTCGCGCTGAGCCACCCCGCCGACATTTTCCACTGGTCGCACCCGATGCCGCTGTGGGCCGGGGATTCGCTCAACGTCGTGACGATCCACGACCTGATCCCGATCGACCAGCCCCAATATTCGGCGATCCCGCGGCGCCGCTTCCGCCGTCTGCTCGCCGCGCTCGCCGCGAAGGGCGCCTGCTTCACCTGCGTGTCGGAGGTCACGCGCGACGCGCTGATCGCCGCCACCGGCATCGATCCGCGGCGCGCGGTCTGCACCTGGCAGCCGGTCGTGCGACCGGCGGGCGAGGGACCCTTGCCCGCGGGGCTGGAGCCCGGACGCTATGTCCTCCTGCTCGGCACCGTCGAACCGCGCAAGAATGTCCTGCGCGCGGTCGAAGCCTGGCGCGGTTCCGATACCGGGCTGGCTCTTGTCGTCGCGGGCCCCGAAGGCCATTGGCCGGACCGCGCCGAGCGCGCTGCCTTCGCGCGCGAACTCGCGCACCCCAATATTATTCGGCTGCCCTGGCTCGAGGACGCCGCCCTGGCGCCGCTCATCGCCAACAGCCGCGCGCTGCTGATGCCCTCGCTCGCCGAAGGCTTCGGCCTGCCGCCGGTCGAGGCGCTGCTCGCGGGCGTCCCCGCCATCGCCTCCAATTCGTCGGTATCGCGCGAGATTCTGGGCGATGCCGCGCTGCTCGTCGACCCGTTCGATGTCGGCGCCATCGCCGATGCGATCCGCCGAACCGCCGATGCGCCCGCCACGCCGAAACGCGACCTTCCATCCCGCTTCCACCGCTACGGCGACGCCGCTTTCGCGCGGCGCTTGCGCCTTGCCTACGACCAGTTTCTCCAGCTAGGTGGTCTCGATTAA
- a CDS encoding ABC transporter ATP-binding protein has translation MIVFNRVSKSYATRNGRHHVLDNVSFTIEKGQSVGVCGHNGAGKSTLLRLIAGVEQPSNGTIRRDMSVSWPLGLSSSFQSSLSGADNARFVARVYGRPVEEVLDFVEDFAELGNYLRMPLRTYSAGMMARLAFAVSLAISFDCYLIDEITAVGDERFQDRCREALLQRKQERSLFMVSHDPATLREYCDRGMAVQGGQVLQFDTVEEAIASHFAHA, from the coding sequence ATGATCGTCTTCAACCGGGTTTCCAAATCCTATGCGACCCGAAACGGGCGCCATCACGTCCTCGATAACGTCAGTTTCACGATCGAAAAAGGCCAATCGGTCGGGGTGTGCGGGCATAATGGCGCGGGCAAGTCGACGCTGCTGCGCCTGATCGCGGGGGTCGAACAGCCGAGCAACGGCACGATCCGGCGCGACATGTCGGTGTCGTGGCCGCTCGGTCTCTCGAGCAGTTTCCAGAGCAGTCTGAGCGGCGCCGACAATGCGCGCTTCGTCGCGCGCGTCTATGGACGTCCGGTCGAGGAAGTGCTCGATTTCGTCGAGGATTTTGCCGAGCTCGGCAATTATCTGCGCATGCCGCTGCGCACCTATTCGGCGGGGATGATGGCGCGGCTGGCGTTCGCGGTGTCGCTCGCCATCTCGTTCGACTGCTATCTGATCGACGAGATCACCGCGGTCGGCGACGAGCGTTTTCAGGACCGCTGCCGCGAGGCGCTGCTCCAGCGCAAACAGGAGCGCAGCCTGTTCATGGTGTCGCACGACCCCGCGACGCTGCGCGAATATTGCGACCGCGGCATGGCAGTCCAGGGCGGCCAGGTCTTGCAGTTCGACACCGTCGAAGAGGCGATCGCGAGCCATTTCGCACACGCCTGA